Below is a genomic region from Anaerolineales bacterium.
TGGCTGCGGCGGCCGACGCCTTCGCCACAGCCGAGAGCCGCGATTCCCTGAAGGTCATCCTTGAGCCGTGAAATGCCTGCTTTGCGCAAGGTCCCGCCACAGGTGGTGACCGTACTTGGTCCGGTGCACCCGGGAGAACTGGGCACGACCGATGCGCACAACCACCTGTGGATCGACGTTGTTCAGGGTTCCGAGGCCGGAAGCCCCGTGTTGAACAGCCCCAGGCGGATCCTTACTGAACTGCAGGACTACGGGCGGGAGGGTGGCACAAGTATGCTGGATTGTCAGCCGGGAGGTTATGGTCGCAATGCCTCCAGACTGGTGGACCTCTCCCGGGACAGCGGCGTCAGGATCGTGGCCTGCACAGGGTTCCATCGCCGCCGGTACTACTCAGCCGACCACTGGCTATGGCGGGGGACGGCCGAGCAGACGGCGCAGAACTTCATGGATGAGAGGCCACTCATTGCCTCGACGAGGCTCGTGAACGACCGGAGTCGGTTCGCGCTGGCTTCATCAAGATCGCCTTCGAGACCGCCGTCCGGGAGACCCCGCAGGAGCGTCTGCGAGGGGCGGCCACGGCCGCGGCCAGCACGGGTCTCGCCATGCTAGTCCATACCTAGAAAGGCGCGGACGTCGAGAACATCGTCAGATTCCTCATGGACCAGGGAGGCATGCCGACGCAGCTTGTTCTCTGCCACATGGAGAAGGGCCCCGGTCTTGCTCTCCACCGCGAGCTTGCCCGTTCAGGTGTCGTACTTGAGTACGACACCTGCTTCCGCCGCAAGTACGAGCCCGAGGTCGACCTGTGGCCCTTGATGGAGGGAATGGCCTCTGCCGGATTGACAGACTACCTGGTGTGTCCGTTGGGCATGGCCGAACTCGAAATGTGGAATAACTTCGGTGGCAGCCCGGGCCTACCCGCACTCCTCACCGATGTTGTCCCTCGCCTGCACGATCTGGGGCTCGGCAAGAGCCTCATCCAGGGATTGGTCGGAGGCAATATCGCTCACCGCCTTGCCGGGTCGGAAACATCCAGCCGATCCTAGGAGCTCTTATGGCTGACATTCCGTTTGTCTTCACGATTTCCTCTCCGCAGATCGCGCCTACGCGGCTTGACAGGCACATCACGCGTACGCTGGGGTCATTGCAGGGGCACTTCCAGGATCAGGATGCCTTTGCAGCGATGCTGGCAAGGGGGGACATCCCGGTCTATGAGGTCTATGAGCTCCGTCGGCCGGAGCTCGCTGGCGAGCTTCAACTGGGGATGTCGATCGTTCATCCCGGAAAGGTCGGAAGTGAGTTCTTCATGACCAAGGGCCACTTCCACGAAGTGTTGGAGGCGGGTGAGATGTACTACTGTCTGAGGGGCGAGGGCTTCATGGTTATGCAAACACCCGAGGGGGAGGCTGCCGTTGAGCCGCTCGCCCCCGGTCGGGTTCTTTACATTCCGCCTCGCTGGGCGCACCGTTCGGTATGCACCTCCCGCCAGGAGGACCTGGCCACATTCTTTGTCTACCCAGGGCACGCAGGCCACGACTACGCCACCATCGAGCAGGATGGTTTCCCCAAGCTGGTGATCGAAGGCACGCAGGGCATTGAAATCGTCGACAACCCGCGCTGGCGCAAGGGCCGGTGACTTTCATGGATCTGAGCCAGTGCCGGCTGCTCGTGACTCCAACTTCCTACGCCAAGCACGACCCTCGGCTCAAGACCGATCTGGAGAGTGTCGTTGCCGAGGTGATCTACAACCCCACAGACAGGCCTCTGCGCTCGAGCGAGGTGGCGCGTCTCCTGCCAGGAATAGATGGTTACATCGCCGGACTGGATACGATTGATCGCGTCGCACTGCAGTCGGCCGACCGTCTCAAAGTGATCGCTCGCTATGGGACGGGTGTTGACAACGTCGACCTGGAGGCGGCTCGGAAGAAAGGCATCATTGTCACCAACACTCCCGGAGCCAACGCCGTCTCGGTTGCCGAGCTGGCTTTGGCGCTCATACTCGCCCTCGCCCGGCAGATCCCCGAAGCCGCAGCTGCGACCCATGAAGGCAAGTGGCCACGCCTCGCAGGTACTTCGCTGGAGGGCAAGTCGATTGGGATCATCGGCCTGGGGGCGATTGGCAAGCAGTTGGCCCGAAGATTGGAGGGCTTTGACTGCCGGATCGTCGCCTACGACCCGAAAGGGGACACAGGATTTGCCCGTCTGCATCATGTGGAGCTGCAGGCACTGGACGATGTCCTTGGGCAGGCCGATTTCGTCAGCCTGAATCTGCCTCTCACCCCGGAGACGCGCGGGATTGTCAACTCGGAATTCCTGGCAGCCATGAAACCCGGTGCGTATCTGGTGAATACGGCCCGCGGTGAAGTGGTGGACGAGAACGCTCTCTTCGAGGCGCTGCGCAGCGGTCACCTGCGCGGCGCGGCCTTGGATGCCTTCTCGGGCGAGCCACCGGATCCGAACCACCCGTTGTTGTCTCTGCGGCAGGTCATTGCCACCCCGCACCTGGGTGCCCAGACGGACGGGGCGACCAACAACATGGGCTGGATGGCCCTGCGGGATTGTCTGGCCGTCCTGCGCGGTGACGAACCGCTGCACCGAGTGGCTTGATCGGTGCCACGCCACAGCCGGCCTTGCAGAAGAGGCGAAGGCCACCATCTCGAAAGGGCAATGCCATGACGAAAGAAGCTACGCTCGCCAGGATACAGGACATCGGGCTTGTCGCCGTCATCCGAGGGCCTTCCGCCGGGCTGACACTGCAAATGGTCGAGGCGCTCGTGGCTGGCGGCGTCAAAGGCATAGAGATCACTTACAGTACACCGGA
It encodes:
- a CDS encoding phosphoglycerate dehydrogenase, with the translated sequence MDLSQCRLLVTPTSYAKHDPRLKTDLESVVAEVIYNPTDRPLRSSEVARLLPGIDGYIAGLDTIDRVALQSADRLKVIARYGTGVDNVDLEAARKKGIIVTNTPGANAVSVAELALALILALARQIPEAAAATHEGKWPRLAGTSLEGKSIGIIGLGAIGKQLARRLEGFDCRIVAYDPKGDTGFARLHHVELQALDDVLGQADFVSLNLPLTPETRGIVNSEFLAAMKPGAYLVNTARGEVVDENALFEALRSGHLRGAALDAFSGEPPDPNHPLLSLRQVIATPHLGAQTDGATNNMGWMALRDCLAVLRGDEPLHRVA
- a CDS encoding glucose-6-phosphate isomerase (catalyzes the formation of D-fructose 6-phosphate from D-glucose 6-phosphate) — encoded protein: MADIPFVFTISSPQIAPTRLDRHITRTLGSLQGHFQDQDAFAAMLARGDIPVYEVYELRRPELAGELQLGMSIVHPGKVGSEFFMTKGHFHEVLEAGEMYYCLRGEGFMVMQTPEGEAAVEPLAPGRVLYIPPRWAHRSVCTSRQEDLATFFVYPGHAGHDYATIEQDGFPKLVIEGTQGIEIVDNPRWRKGR